The following coding sequences lie in one Xanthomonas hortorum pv. pelargonii genomic window:
- a CDS encoding DUF2798 domain-containing protein, which produces MRATPFVFAFYMAAIMALLMCLVITGANTGLAPGYLWRVLDAYRIAMPTAFCCVLVVRPLVIRLVAWTVHAGH; this is translated from the coding sequence ATGCGCGCCACCCCGTTCGTCTTCGCGTTCTACATGGCCGCGATCATGGCTTTGCTGATGTGCCTGGTCATCACCGGCGCCAACACCGGGCTGGCACCCGGCTATCTATGGCGCGTGCTGGACGCCTACCGCATTGCGATGCCCACCGCGTTCTGTTGCGTATTGGTGGTGCGGCCATTGGTGATACGACTGGTGGCGTGGACGGTGCACGCGGGGCATTGA